A single region of the Amphiprion ocellaris isolate individual 3 ecotype Okinawa chromosome 4, ASM2253959v1, whole genome shotgun sequence genome encodes:
- the anapc11 gene encoding anaphase-promoting complex subunit 11, with product MKVKIRQWNGVASWLWVANDENCGICRMPFNGCCPDCKVPGDDCPLVWGQCSHCFHMHCILKWLNSQQVQQQCPMCRQEWKFKE from the exons ATGAAGGTGAAGATCCGGCAGTGGAACGGGGTGGCCTCCTGGCTCTGGGTGGCCAACGACGAGAACTGCGGGATCTGCAGGATGCCCTTCAACGGCTGCTGCCCGGACT GTAAAGTGCCTGGAGATGACTGCCCGCTGGTCTGGGGTCAGTGCTCCCACTGTTTCCACATGCACTGCATCTTGAAGTGGCTGAACTCGCAGCAGGTCCAGCAGCAGTGTCCAATGTGCCGCCAGGAGTGGAAGTTCAAAGAGTGA
- the ppp1r27b gene encoding protein phosphatase 1 regulatory subunit 27b: protein MKYYQCPVSQTLGVDTYSEECGVPVNCRGSTSLKPIRSVHFPNDIVFQDYVRQGELERIGRFIRASRVKLDTIYHSGMAAIHEAVLSGNLECVKLLVHYGADIHQRDEEGWTPLHMACSDSFPHIARYLLSLGADPELENDCGEKPADLIEPDNKELLEIFGLAVND, encoded by the exons ATGAAGTACTACCAATGCCCTGTATCCCAAACCCTGGGAGTCGACACTTACTCTGAGGAATGTGGTGTCCCAGTTAACTGCAGGGGTTCAACCTCTCTAAAGCCAATCCGAAGCGTCCATTTCCCCAATGACATCGTTTTCCAGGACTATGTTCGCCAAGGCGAGCTGGAGAGGATTGGACGCTTCATCCGAGCAAGCAGAGTCAAGCTTGACACCATTTACCACTCCG GCATGGCTGCAATCCACGAGGCTGTTCTGTCCGGAAACCTGGAGTGTGTGAAGCTTCTGGTTCACTATGGAGCTGATATCCATCAGAGGGACGAGGAGGGATGGACTCCGCTACACATGGCCTGCAGCGACAGCTTCCCACATATTGCACG CTACCTCCTCTCGCTGGGTGCTGACCCCGAGCTGGAAAACGACTGCGGGGAGAAACCGGCTGACCTCATCGAGCCCGACAACAAGGAGCTGCTGGAGATCTTTGGGCTGGCGGTCAATGACTGA
- the LOC111586868 gene encoding gastrula zinc finger protein XlCGF26.1-like isoform X3, with the protein MISLRTHQLIHSGVRPFSCDQCGKTFTSMVSLASHQLIHSGVRPFSCGQCGKTFTSMVSVTRHQHIHSGVRPFSCGQCGKTFTSKGHLASHQLIHSGVRPFSCDQCGKTFTSKGHLASHQLIHSGVRPFSCDQCGKTFTSKGHLASHQLIHSGVRPFSCDQCGKTFTHKKTLTSHQLIHSGVRPFSCDQCGKTFIHKSRLTKHQLIHSGVRPFSCDQCGKTFTSKGSLAGHQLIHSGVRPFSCDQCGKTFTHKKTLTNHQLIHSGVRPFSCDQCGKTFTHKMTLTSHQLIHSGVRPFSCDECGKTFTHKKTLTSHQLIHSGVRPFSCDQCGKTFTTKSNLTVLQVVHSGGEPFNCDQCVKTVTRHEQLLIHQCPHSDRHHCDYCEKTFKRRESLKFHQRIHTGHDVCVCDICGKLFGRFSELKAHAVTHTRVKPYRRDQYGKGFNNTGVAHQRGHAGDRPYRCDECNKTFRTFCSLKQHQQIHTRKEAFKQCHSKQSGTDVQTGHKLNACQEDFPMPGSVQVPEVVHKLKVLEIRLHRIQ; encoded by the exons ATGATCAGCCTAAGAACCCatcaactcattcacagtggagttagaccattcagctgtgatcagtgtgggaagacaTTTACTTCCATGGTTAGTTTAGCAAGCCatcaactcattcacagtggagttagACCATTCAGCTGTGGTCAGTGTGGGAAGACATTTACTTCCATGGTTAGTGTAACAAGACATCAACAcattcacagtggagttagACCATTCAGCTGTGGTCAGTGTGGGAAGACATTTACTTCCAAGGGTCATTTAGCAAGCCATCAGctcattcacagtggagttagaccattcagctgtgatcagtgtgggaagacttttactTCCAAGGGTCATTTAGCAAGCCATCAGctcattcacagtggagttagaccattcagctgtgatcagtgtgggaagacttttactTCCAAGGGTCATTTAGCAAGCCATCAGctcattcacagtggagttagaccattcagctgtgatcagtgtgggaagacttttactcacaAGAAGACATTAACAAGCCatcaactcattcacagtggagttagaccattcagctgtgatcagtgtgggaagactttTATTCACAAGAGCAGATTAACAAAACatcaactcattcacagtggagttagaccattcagctgtgatcagtgtgggaagacaTTTACTTCCAAGGGTAGTTTAGCAGGCCatcaactcattcacagtggagttagaccgttcagctgtgatcagtgtgggaagacttttactcacaAGAAGACATTAACAAACCatcaactcattcacagtggagttagaccattcagctgtgatcagtgtgggaagactttTACGCACAAGATGACATTAACAAGCCatcaactcattcacagtggagttagaccattcagctgtgatgagtgtgggaagacttttactcacaAGAAGACATTAACAAGCCatcaactcattcacagtggagttagaccattcagctgtgatcagtgtgggaagacaTTTACTACCAAGAGTAATTTAACAGTGCTCCAAGTCGTCCACAGTGGAGGTGAACCATTCAACTGTGATCAGTGTGTGAAAACCGTTACTCGACATGAACAGTTACTGATCCATCAATGCCCCCATTCTGATAGACACCACTGTGACTACTGTGAAAAAACTTTCAAGCGCCGAGAGAGCCTAAAGTTTCACCAACGCATCCACACTGGACATGATGTGTGCGTATGTGATATCTGTGGCAAACTATTTGGAAGGTTCTCAGAGTTAAAAGCTCATGCAGTTACCCACACCAGGGTTAAACCATACCGCCGTGACCAGTATGGGAAAGGCTTCAACAACACTGGAGTCGCTCACCAACGTGGCCATGCTGGGGACAGACCCTACAGATGTGACGAGTGTAATAAGACTTTTAGAACTTTCTGTTCCCTGAAACAACACCAGCAGATCCACACCAGAAAGGAAGCATTCAAACAATGTCACAGTAAG CAGAGCGGCACAGATGTGCAGACTGGACACAAACTGAACGCCTGCCAAGAAGATTTCCCCATGCCGGGTTCAGTACAAGTTCCTGAAGTTGTCCACAAACTTAAAGTCCTTGAGATCAGGCTCCACAGAATTCAG TAA
- the LOC111586868 gene encoding gastrula zinc finger protein XlCGF26.1-like isoform X1, which translates to MISLRTHQLIHSGVRPFSCDQCGKTFTSMVSLASHQLIHSGVRPFSCGQCGKTFTSMVSVTRHQHIHSGVRPFSCGQCGKTFTSKGHLASHQLIHSGVRPFSCDQCGKTFTSKGHLASHQLIHSGVRPFSCDQCGKTFTSKGHLASHQLIHSGVRPFSCDQCGKTFTHKKTLTSHQLIHSGVRPFSCDQCGKTFIHKSRLTKHQLIHSGVRPFSCDQCGKTFTSKGSLAGHQLIHSGVRPFSCDQCGKTFTHKKTLTNHQLIHSGVRPFSCDQCGKTFTHKMTLTSHQLIHSGVRPFSCDECGKTFTHKKTLTSHQLIHSGVRPFSCDQCGKTFTTKSNLTVLQVVHSGGEPFNCDQCVKTVTRHEQLLIHQCPHSDRHHCDYCEKTFKRRESLKFHQRIHTGHDVCVCDICGKLFGRFSELKAHAVTHTRVKPYRRDQYGKGFNNTGVAHQRGHAGDRPYRCDECNKTFRTFCSLKQHQQIHTRKEAFKQCHSKQSGTDVQTGHKLNACQEDFPMPGSVQVPEVVHKLKVLEIRLHRIQV; encoded by the exons ATGATCAGCCTAAGAACCCatcaactcattcacagtggagttagaccattcagctgtgatcagtgtgggaagacaTTTACTTCCATGGTTAGTTTAGCAAGCCatcaactcattcacagtggagttagACCATTCAGCTGTGGTCAGTGTGGGAAGACATTTACTTCCATGGTTAGTGTAACAAGACATCAACAcattcacagtggagttagACCATTCAGCTGTGGTCAGTGTGGGAAGACATTTACTTCCAAGGGTCATTTAGCAAGCCATCAGctcattcacagtggagttagaccattcagctgtgatcagtgtgggaagacttttactTCCAAGGGTCATTTAGCAAGCCATCAGctcattcacagtggagttagaccattcagctgtgatcagtgtgggaagacttttactTCCAAGGGTCATTTAGCAAGCCATCAGctcattcacagtggagttagaccattcagctgtgatcagtgtgggaagacttttactcacaAGAAGACATTAACAAGCCatcaactcattcacagtggagttagaccattcagctgtgatcagtgtgggaagactttTATTCACAAGAGCAGATTAACAAAACatcaactcattcacagtggagttagaccattcagctgtgatcagtgtgggaagacaTTTACTTCCAAGGGTAGTTTAGCAGGCCatcaactcattcacagtggagttagaccgttcagctgtgatcagtgtgggaagacttttactcacaAGAAGACATTAACAAACCatcaactcattcacagtggagttagaccattcagctgtgatcagtgtgggaagactttTACGCACAAGATGACATTAACAAGCCatcaactcattcacagtggagttagaccattcagctgtgatgagtgtgggaagacttttactcacaAGAAGACATTAACAAGCCatcaactcattcacagtggagttagaccattcagctgtgatcagtgtgggaagacaTTTACTACCAAGAGTAATTTAACAGTGCTCCAAGTCGTCCACAGTGGAGGTGAACCATTCAACTGTGATCAGTGTGTGAAAACCGTTACTCGACATGAACAGTTACTGATCCATCAATGCCCCCATTCTGATAGACACCACTGTGACTACTGTGAAAAAACTTTCAAGCGCCGAGAGAGCCTAAAGTTTCACCAACGCATCCACACTGGACATGATGTGTGCGTATGTGATATCTGTGGCAAACTATTTGGAAGGTTCTCAGAGTTAAAAGCTCATGCAGTTACCCACACCAGGGTTAAACCATACCGCCGTGACCAGTATGGGAAAGGCTTCAACAACACTGGAGTCGCTCACCAACGTGGCCATGCTGGGGACAGACCCTACAGATGTGACGAGTGTAATAAGACTTTTAGAACTTTCTGTTCCCTGAAACAACACCAGCAGATCCACACCAGAAAGGAAGCATTCAAACAATGTCACAGTAAG CAGAGCGGCACAGATGTGCAGACTGGACACAAACTGAACGCCTGCCAAGAAGATTTCCCCATGCCGGGTTCAGTACAAGTTCCTGAAGTTGTCCACAAACTTAAAGTCCTTGAGATCAGGCTCCACAGAATTCAGGTGTAA
- the LOC111586868 gene encoding gastrula zinc finger protein XlCGF26.1-like isoform X2 — MISLRTHQLIHSGVRPFSCDQCGKTFTSMVSLASHQLIHSGVRPFSCGQCGKTFTSMVSVTRHQHIHSGVRPFSCGQCGKTFTSKGHLASHQLIHSGVRPFSCDQCGKTFTSKGHLASHQLIHSGVRPFSCDQCGKTFTSKGHLASHQLIHSGVRPFSCDQCGKTFTHKKTLTSHQLIHSGVRPFSCDQCGKTFIHKSRLTKHQLIHSGVRPFSCDQCGKTFTSKGSLAGHQLIHSGVRPFSCDQCGKTFTHKKTLTNHQLIHSGVRPFSCDQCGKTFTHKMTLTSHQLIHSGVRPFSCDECGKTFTHKKTLTSHQLIHSGVRPFSCDQCGKTFTTKSNLTVLQVVHSGGEPFNCDQCVKTVTRHEQLLIHQCPHSDRHHCDYCEKTFKRRESLKFHQRIHTGHDVCVCDICGKLFGRFSELKAHAVTHTRVKPYRRDQYGKGFNNTGVAHQRGHAGDRPYRCDECNKTFRTFCSLKQHQQIHTRKEAFKQCHSKSGTDVQTGHKLNACQEDFPMPGSVQVPEVVHKLKVLEIRLHRIQV, encoded by the exons ATGATCAGCCTAAGAACCCatcaactcattcacagtggagttagaccattcagctgtgatcagtgtgggaagacaTTTACTTCCATGGTTAGTTTAGCAAGCCatcaactcattcacagtggagttagACCATTCAGCTGTGGTCAGTGTGGGAAGACATTTACTTCCATGGTTAGTGTAACAAGACATCAACAcattcacagtggagttagACCATTCAGCTGTGGTCAGTGTGGGAAGACATTTACTTCCAAGGGTCATTTAGCAAGCCATCAGctcattcacagtggagttagaccattcagctgtgatcagtgtgggaagacttttactTCCAAGGGTCATTTAGCAAGCCATCAGctcattcacagtggagttagaccattcagctgtgatcagtgtgggaagacttttactTCCAAGGGTCATTTAGCAAGCCATCAGctcattcacagtggagttagaccattcagctgtgatcagtgtgggaagacttttactcacaAGAAGACATTAACAAGCCatcaactcattcacagtggagttagaccattcagctgtgatcagtgtgggaagactttTATTCACAAGAGCAGATTAACAAAACatcaactcattcacagtggagttagaccattcagctgtgatcagtgtgggaagacaTTTACTTCCAAGGGTAGTTTAGCAGGCCatcaactcattcacagtggagttagaccgttcagctgtgatcagtgtgggaagacttttactcacaAGAAGACATTAACAAACCatcaactcattcacagtggagttagaccattcagctgtgatcagtgtgggaagactttTACGCACAAGATGACATTAACAAGCCatcaactcattcacagtggagttagaccattcagctgtgatgagtgtgggaagacttttactcacaAGAAGACATTAACAAGCCatcaactcattcacagtggagttagaccattcagctgtgatcagtgtgggaagacaTTTACTACCAAGAGTAATTTAACAGTGCTCCAAGTCGTCCACAGTGGAGGTGAACCATTCAACTGTGATCAGTGTGTGAAAACCGTTACTCGACATGAACAGTTACTGATCCATCAATGCCCCCATTCTGATAGACACCACTGTGACTACTGTGAAAAAACTTTCAAGCGCCGAGAGAGCCTAAAGTTTCACCAACGCATCCACACTGGACATGATGTGTGCGTATGTGATATCTGTGGCAAACTATTTGGAAGGTTCTCAGAGTTAAAAGCTCATGCAGTTACCCACACCAGGGTTAAACCATACCGCCGTGACCAGTATGGGAAAGGCTTCAACAACACTGGAGTCGCTCACCAACGTGGCCATGCTGGGGACAGACCCTACAGATGTGACGAGTGTAATAAGACTTTTAGAACTTTCTGTTCCCTGAAACAACACCAGCAGATCCACACCAGAAAGGAAGCATTCAAACAATGTCACAGTAAG AGCGGCACAGATGTGCAGACTGGACACAAACTGAACGCCTGCCAAGAAGATTTCCCCATGCCGGGTTCAGTACAAGTTCCTGAAGTTGTCCACAAACTTAAAGTCCTTGAGATCAGGCTCCACAGAATTCAGGTGTAA